One window from the genome of bacterium encodes:
- the alaS gene encoding alanine--tRNA ligase, whose protein sequence is MIASAQIRRDFLRFFEERGHQVVPSSPVVPKDDPTLLFANAGMNQFKDVFLGQGERAYARAASTQKCLRVSGKHNDLEEVGRDTYHHTLFEMLGNWSFGDYYKREAIRWAWELLTGVWGLPKDKLYATVFAGDEGVPFDEEAFAMWREETDIPPDHILRFPRKDNFWEMGETGPCGPCTEIHIDRGEAFGALDPASCFVNTGSARFIELWNLVFIQYNRDEGGHLTQLPRQHVDTGAGFERLCAVLQHKASNYDTDVFQPLIQAVARISGVPYQEATGTPHRVIADHVRALAFAVADGAIPSNEGRGYVLRRILRRAARYGRELGLHEPFLGRLAAELAVVMGDVFPELPGKLAHIQHVLGGEEEGFGRTLDRGLALFDTLRQGLRAKGSRLVPGAEAFRLYDTYGFPLDLTQQMAAEHGLTVDTAGFEQEMARQRESSRGARKQAVQRERAPWQVLSRDSSVFVGHDLLDTMTRILRWREGEEGELELVLEQTPFYAEAGGQVGDRGLIEGEGWSLVVRETRLEEDLRVHVGQVQGRFDPTQLVSARVEADLRRATERNHSATHLMQAALRQVLGTHVNQEGSLVEPGRLRFDFSHPTRLDPSELERVEKLVFEQVMADHPVQCRETGYDQAMAEGVTALFGEKYGDTVRVVRMGDFSAELCGGTHVARTGQIGAFAIVAESSIAAGIRRIEAVTGGQAQRLWQEQRRTLEELRNLLGGRGENEVEKLERSLAEKKELQRELKRLKDQLAQAGLEQDLAAAEEAGGLLLFARSYEGLELDALKDLGEKLRNGRRSVAALLASVHEERLAFVVALGEAALAAGLQAGALVKELAPLAGAKGGGRPPLATAGGGDPARWEELLAAFRQAVRTRTGA, encoded by the coding sequence ACGACCTGGAGGAGGTGGGGCGCGACACCTACCACCACACCCTCTTCGAGATGCTGGGCAACTGGTCCTTCGGCGACTACTACAAACGCGAGGCGATCCGCTGGGCCTGGGAGCTGCTCACCGGGGTCTGGGGCCTGCCCAAGGACAAACTCTACGCCACGGTCTTCGCCGGCGACGAGGGGGTCCCCTTCGACGAGGAGGCCTTCGCCATGTGGCGCGAGGAGACGGACATCCCGCCTGACCACATCCTCCGCTTCCCGCGCAAGGACAACTTCTGGGAGATGGGCGAGACGGGGCCCTGCGGTCCCTGCACGGAGATCCACATCGACCGCGGCGAGGCCTTCGGCGCGCTGGACCCCGCCTCCTGTTTCGTCAACACGGGGAGCGCGCGCTTCATCGAGCTGTGGAACCTCGTCTTCATCCAGTACAACCGCGACGAGGGCGGCCACCTCACCCAGCTGCCCCGCCAGCACGTGGACACCGGCGCCGGCTTCGAGCGCCTCTGTGCCGTGCTGCAGCACAAGGCCTCCAATTACGACACCGACGTCTTCCAGCCGCTCATCCAGGCGGTGGCGCGGATCTCGGGCGTGCCCTACCAGGAGGCGACGGGCACGCCGCACCGGGTCATCGCCGACCATGTGCGCGCCCTGGCTTTCGCCGTGGCCGACGGCGCCATCCCCTCCAATGAAGGCCGCGGCTACGTCCTGCGGCGCATCCTGCGCCGCGCCGCCCGCTACGGACGCGAGCTGGGCCTGCACGAGCCCTTCCTGGGCCGCCTCGCCGCCGAACTGGCCGTGGTCATGGGCGATGTCTTCCCCGAGCTGCCGGGCAAGCTGGCCCACATCCAGCATGTGCTGGGCGGCGAGGAGGAGGGCTTCGGCCGCACCCTGGACCGGGGCCTGGCCCTCTTCGACACCTTGCGCCAAGGCTTGCGCGCCAAGGGCAGCCGGCTGGTGCCCGGCGCCGAGGCCTTCCGCCTCTACGACACCTACGGCTTCCCCCTCGATCTCACCCAGCAGATGGCCGCCGAGCACGGGCTGACCGTGGACACGGCGGGCTTCGAGCAGGAGATGGCCCGTCAACGGGAATCCAGCCGCGGCGCCCGCAAGCAGGCGGTCCAGCGCGAGCGGGCGCCCTGGCAGGTCCTGTCCAGGGACAGCAGCGTGTTCGTCGGCCACGACCTGCTCGACACCATGACCCGCATCCTGCGCTGGCGGGAGGGGGAGGAGGGCGAGCTGGAGCTGGTCCTCGAGCAGACCCCCTTCTATGCCGAGGCGGGCGGCCAGGTGGGCGACCGCGGCCTGATCGAAGGCGAGGGCTGGAGCCTGGTCGTGCGCGAGACGCGCCTGGAGGAGGACCTGCGCGTCCACGTGGGGCAGGTCCAGGGCCGCTTCGATCCCACCCAGCTGGTCAGCGCCCGCGTCGAAGCGGACCTGCGCCGGGCCACCGAGCGCAACCACAGCGCCACCCATCTCATGCAGGCCGCCCTGCGCCAGGTGCTGGGCACCCACGTCAACCAGGAGGGTTCGCTGGTCGAGCCCGGCCGCCTGCGCTTCGACTTCAGCCACCCGACCCGCTTGGATCCCAGCGAGCTGGAGCGCGTGGAGAAGCTGGTCTTCGAGCAGGTGATGGCCGACCATCCCGTGCAGTGCCGCGAGACCGGCTACGACCAGGCCATGGCCGAGGGGGTGACCGCCCTCTTCGGCGAGAAGTACGGCGACACGGTGCGCGTGGTGCGGATGGGGGACTTCTCGGCCGAGCTGTGCGGTGGCACCCACGTGGCGCGCACCGGGCAGATCGGCGCCTTCGCCATTGTCGCCGAGAGCAGCATCGCCGCCGGCATCCGCCGCATCGAGGCGGTCACCGGCGGCCAGGCCCAGCGCCTGTGGCAGGAGCAGCGGCGCACTCTGGAGGAGCTGCGGAACCTGCTGGGCGGCCGCGGCGAGAACGAGGTGGAGAAGCTGGAGCGCAGCCTGGCCGAGAAGAAGGAGCTGCAGCGCGAACTGAAGCGGCTCAAGGACCAGCTCGCCCAGGCCGGTCTGGAACAGGATCTGGCCGCCGCCGAGGAGGCGGGCGGCCTGCTGCTCTTTGCCCGCTCCTATGAAGGGCTGGAGCTGGATGCGCTCAAGGACTTGGGCGAGAAGCTGCGCAACGGCCGGCGATCGGTGGCCGCCCTGCTTGCCTCGGTGCATGAGGAGCGCCTCGCTTTCGTGGTGGCCCTGGGGGAGGCGGCGCTGGCCGCGGGCCTGCAGGCCGGCGCCCTGGTCAAGGAGCTGGCACCCCTGGCCGGCGCCAAGGGCGGGGGTCGTCCCCCGCTGGCCACGGCCGGCGGGGGCGATCCGGCGCGCTGGGAGGAGCTGCTGGCGGCCTTCCGCCAGGCCGTGCGGACGCGGACAGGCGCATGA
- a CDS encoding histone H1-like repetitive region-containing protein, whose translation MNATVKKAPAKKAAKPAAKKAVAKKAPAKKAVAKKAPAKKVAAKKPAVKKAVAKKAPAKKVAAKKPAVKKVAAKKPAAKKVAAKKPAAKKAPAKPATKPGARKSTPKAKAGDEKSGSSDKPAPAGKHEAQLSSVLHVRLSEKTMAQLKRKAGKKTVSTWVRELLEGKS comes from the coding sequence ATGAACGCAACGGTGAAGAAAGCTCCGGCCAAGAAGGCGGCCAAGCCTGCGGCCAAGAAGGCGGTTGCCAAGAAGGCTCCGGCCAAGAAGGCGGTTGCCAAGAAGGCCCCGGCCAAGAAGGTGGCGGCCAAGAAGCCGGCCGTCAAGAAGGCAGTCGCCAAGAAGGCTCCGGCCAAGAAGGTGGCGGCCAAGAAGCCGGCCGTCAAGAAGGTGGCGGCGAAGAAGCCGGCCGCCAAGAAGGTGGCGGCGAAGAAGCCGGCCGCCAAGAAGGCTCCGGCCAAGCCCGCCACCAAACCGGGCGCCAGGAAGAGCACGCCCAAGGCGAAGGCCGGTGATGAGAAGTCCGGCAGCTCCGACAAACCTGCTCCTGCCGGCAAGCACGAAGCTCAGTTGAGCTCCGTGCTGCACGTGCGCCTTTCCGAGAAGACCATGGCCCAGTTGAAACGCAAGGCGGGCAAGAAAACCGTCAGCACCTGGGTCCGGGAGTTGTTGGAAGGCAAATCCTGA
- the hflX gene encoding GTPase HflX, which translates to MRQSFDVGIARDGEGIVRRERAIAVALVLGGQDRRETLEHLDELIQLADTAGADVVDQVIQPRARPDTATWIGKGKAQHLAAVVDELGADLILADDDLSPAQARNLEKLAGRPVVDRSGLILDIFARRARTREARTQVELAQLTYLLPRLTRAWSHLERQQGGIGLRGPGETQLETDRRLVRTRIRQLQEELKQIDRQRDTRRKGREDAYKVALVGYTNVGKSTLLNRLTGSAVLVEDRLFATLDATVRRLRLEDGNDVLLSDTVGFIRKLPHHLVASFRSTLREAAEADLLLHVVDISHPHMENQIRTVREVLQDLGAGETPVLHVFNKADLVEDPALLRRSEEWSPSVLVSATQGLRLDTLLKRVEESRGAGQRRLVLLVPWDRQEVAAQLRSAFRVLDHRSTPEGGLYLLSLPADSAADLIRPFTKKGARIEEKW; encoded by the coding sequence ATGAGACAGAGTTTTGATGTGGGCATTGCCCGCGACGGCGAGGGCATCGTCCGGCGCGAAAGGGCCATCGCCGTGGCGCTCGTGCTCGGGGGGCAGGATCGGCGCGAGACCCTCGAGCATCTTGACGAGCTGATCCAGCTGGCCGACACGGCGGGTGCGGACGTGGTGGACCAGGTGATCCAGCCCCGCGCCCGTCCGGACACGGCGACCTGGATCGGCAAGGGCAAGGCCCAGCATCTGGCCGCCGTGGTCGACGAGCTGGGCGCCGATCTCATCCTGGCCGACGACGACCTCAGTCCCGCCCAGGCCCGCAACCTGGAGAAACTGGCGGGACGTCCCGTGGTGGACCGCAGTGGATTGATCCTCGACATTTTCGCGCGGCGGGCCCGCACCCGCGAAGCGAGGACCCAGGTCGAGCTGGCCCAGCTCACCTACCTGCTGCCCCGCTTGACGCGCGCCTGGTCCCACCTGGAGCGCCAGCAGGGCGGCATCGGCCTGCGGGGGCCGGGGGAGACCCAGCTGGAGACGGACCGCCGCCTGGTGCGCACCCGCATCCGGCAGCTGCAGGAGGAGCTGAAGCAGATCGACCGCCAGCGCGACACGCGGCGCAAGGGGCGGGAGGATGCTTACAAGGTGGCCCTGGTGGGCTACACCAACGTGGGCAAATCCACCCTGCTCAACCGCCTGACCGGCTCCGCCGTGCTGGTGGAGGACCGCCTCTTCGCCACGCTGGACGCCACCGTGCGCCGCCTCCGCCTCGAGGACGGCAACGACGTGCTCCTCTCGGACACGGTGGGGTTCATCCGCAAACTGCCCCACCACCTGGTCGCCTCCTTCCGCTCCACCTTGCGCGAGGCGGCGGAGGCGGATCTCCTCCTCCATGTGGTGGACATCAGCCACCCGCACATGGAGAACCAGATCCGCACCGTGCGGGAGGTGCTCCAGGATCTGGGCGCGGGGGAGACGCCGGTGCTCCATGTCTTCAACAAGGCGGATCTCGTGGAGGACCCCGCCCTGTTGCGACGAAGCGAGGAGTGGAGTCCCTCCGTGCTGGTCAGCGCCACGCAGGGACTGCGCCTGGACACACTGCTGAAGCGGGTTGAGGAATCCCGCGGGGCGGGCCAGCGCCGCCTCGTCCTCCTCGTGCCGTGGGATCGGCAGGAAGTGGCCGCCCAATTGCGAAGCGCCTTTCGTGTGCTCGATCATCGCTCCACGCCGGAAGGCGGACTATATCTCCTCTCACTTCCTGCCGACTCGGCGGCCGATCTGATTCGCCCTTTCACAAAAAAAGGTGCGAGAATTGAAGAAAAGTGGTGA
- a CDS encoding SIS domain-containing protein has protein sequence MRERIRQAVEEGLRLRQWLLAEGGEVLLAMSARMADCLAAGGKVLFAGNGGSAADSQHLATELVVRLSAARERRALAGLALTTDSSLLTACANDYSFEQIFQRQVEALGRPGDLLVALSTSGRSANVVAAARSARALGLGVLGLLGGEGAPLAELCDLALVVPGTDAGRVQEVHITAGHILIDLVEERLTP, from the coding sequence ATGAGGGAGCGCATCCGGCAAGCGGTGGAGGAGGGCCTGCGGCTGCGCCAATGGCTGCTGGCCGAGGGCGGCGAGGTCCTGCTGGCCATGTCGGCCCGGATGGCGGACTGCCTGGCGGCCGGCGGCAAGGTGCTCTTTGCCGGCAACGGCGGCAGCGCGGCGGACAGCCAGCATCTGGCCACCGAGCTGGTGGTGCGCCTCAGCGCCGCCCGGGAGCGGAGAGCCCTGGCCGGCCTCGCCCTGACCACGGACAGTTCGCTGCTGACGGCCTGCGCCAACGACTACTCCTTCGAGCAGATCTTCCAGCGCCAGGTGGAGGCCCTGGGCCGGCCCGGCGACCTGCTGGTCGCGCTCAGCACCAGCGGCCGCTCCGCCAATGTGGTGGCCGCCGCCCGCTCCGCCCGCGCCCTGGGCCTGGGCGTATTGGGGCTGCTGGGCGGGGAGGGGGCGCCCCTCGCCGAGCTCTGCGACCTGGCATTGGTTGTGCCCGGCACCGACGCCGGGCGCGTGCAGGAGGTCCACATCACGGCCGGCCACATCCTCATCGACCTGGTAGAAGAGCGCCTCACACCATGA
- a CDS encoding BatA and WFA domain-containing protein, whose amino-acid sequence MTFLGGELLAFLGVLGLPVLVHLLNLRRRRARDIPTIRFLQEIERTRLRRVQLRRWLLLAARVLFLLALVLAFARPLLPRGAGLLPGGKESRALVLLLDDSASSRLPGESGLTVWEQTRELATRRLEHLEERDRVWLVPLSDPREAAGPLAAEGARLRLAGMRPGWGAARLDVALERSLELLEDAPAVGRQLLLISDLRLEAPTDWTDRLPADLRRDLVVIPAGETPAAPVELQLGVGLLREGQPALMRATTAGEGAAEGLALSLAIEGETRARRPLAAMSAPWRQGADLDFQLPERGWLRGVLRLDGDVVELDNELPFVLHVPAVRRVGLMAGGADQERVLAAALLPDERYRRGLELVRLDAATLAALDPAGLDQLVLALGHPLPAAALRSLREARNRGVRLLLLPAPDADPVEATRQLTELGLPAATGVARGAWRLERLDRGHEVLASILEAQGGLESIAVMRLLELGADEVTGLGRRSLAEAGGRPLISAFEGEGGRLLFLATAPDEEWSTLATSGLLAPFLQQGLRWLDGDERLPAILDCGAAGRIVPPRGVVGGDWRLEKEGAQWRAVLDPVRGWLDSPPLPEPGHYRLLADGRPVAWVAVRLPAGETTRPVGGEAAWRAPEAGGWTRLQPREAGRGVEAAELGPLLLAAALALLAVEGWLATGRSRS is encoded by the coding sequence ATGACCTTCCTTGGGGGAGAGCTGCTGGCCTTCCTGGGGGTCCTGGGCCTGCCCGTGCTGGTCCATCTGCTCAACCTGCGCCGCCGCCGCGCCCGCGACATCCCCACCATCCGCTTCCTGCAGGAGATCGAGCGCACGCGCCTGCGCCGCGTCCAGTTGCGGCGCTGGCTGCTGCTGGCCGCGCGCGTGCTCTTCCTGCTGGCCCTCGTGCTGGCCTTCGCCCGGCCCTTGCTGCCCCGCGGAGCCGGTTTGCTGCCCGGCGGCAAGGAATCCCGCGCCCTGGTCCTGCTCCTGGACGACAGCGCCTCCAGCCGCCTGCCCGGCGAGAGCGGCCTCACCGTGTGGGAACAGACGAGGGAGCTGGCGACCCGCCGCTTGGAGCACCTGGAGGAGCGCGACCGCGTGTGGCTGGTGCCCCTGTCGGATCCACGCGAGGCGGCGGGCCCCCTCGCCGCGGAGGGGGCGCGTCTGCGCCTGGCCGGCATGCGGCCGGGCTGGGGCGCGGCGCGGCTGGACGTGGCCCTCGAGCGCAGCCTGGAGCTGTTGGAGGACGCGCCCGCCGTGGGGCGGCAGCTTCTGCTCATCAGCGATCTGCGCCTCGAGGCTCCGACGGATTGGACCGACCGCCTGCCGGCCGACCTGCGGCGCGATCTGGTCGTCATCCCCGCTGGCGAGACGCCCGCCGCGCCGGTGGAGTTGCAGCTGGGCGTCGGCCTGTTGCGGGAGGGCCAGCCGGCCCTGATGCGGGCCACGACGGCGGGGGAGGGAGCGGCCGAGGGCCTTGCCCTCTCCCTCGCCATCGAGGGCGAGACCCGCGCCCGCCGCCCATTGGCGGCGATGTCGGCGCCCTGGCGCCAGGGCGCGGATCTGGACTTCCAATTGCCGGAACGCGGCTGGTTGCGCGGGGTGCTGCGCCTGGATGGTGACGTGGTGGAACTCGACAACGAGCTGCCCTTCGTCCTGCATGTGCCGGCCGTGCGACGGGTGGGGCTGATGGCCGGTGGCGCCGACCAGGAGCGGGTGCTGGCGGCGGCCCTGCTGCCGGACGAGCGCTACCGGCGCGGCCTGGAGCTGGTGCGGCTGGATGCGGCCACCCTGGCCGCCCTTGATCCGGCCGGACTGGACCAACTGGTGCTGGCCCTGGGCCATCCCTTGCCGGCGGCGGCGCTGCGGTCTCTGCGCGAGGCGCGGAACCGCGGCGTGCGCCTCCTCCTCTTGCCGGCGCCCGACGCCGATCCGGTCGAGGCGACACGACAACTGACCGAGCTGGGACTGCCCGCGGCGACGGGAGTGGCCCGTGGCGCCTGGCGGCTGGAGCGGCTCGACCGCGGACACGAGGTGCTGGCCTCCATCCTCGAGGCGCAGGGCGGCCTGGAGAGCATCGCCGTTATGCGCCTGCTTGAACTGGGAGCGGACGAAGTCACCGGCCTGGGACGGCGCAGTCTGGCGGAGGCGGGCGGGCGGCCGCTCATCAGCGCCTTCGAGGGGGAGGGCGGACGCCTCCTCTTCCTGGCCACCGCGCCGGACGAGGAGTGGTCCACCCTGGCGACGAGCGGCCTGCTGGCGCCCTTCCTGCAACAGGGCCTGCGCTGGCTGGACGGTGACGAGCGCCTGCCCGCCATCCTCGACTGTGGCGCGGCGGGCCGGATCGTCCCGCCCCGGGGCGTGGTGGGCGGCGACTGGCGCCTGGAGAAGGAGGGCGCCCAGTGGCGAGCCGTGCTGGACCCGGTGCGGGGCTGGCTGGATAGCCCACCCCTCCCGGAGCCCGGACACTACCGCTTGCTGGCGGATGGCCGACCAGTGGCCTGGGTGGCGGTGCGGCTGCCGGCGGGCGAGACGACAAGGCCGGTGGGCGGGGAGGCCGCCTGGCGCGCGCCGGAAGCCGGCGGCTGGACGCGCCTGCAGCCGCGTGAGGCGGGACGCGGCGTCGAGGCGGCGGAGCTGGGCCCCCTCCTGCTGGCGGCCGCTCTCGCCCTGCTGGCCGTGGAGGGCTGGCTGGCCACGGGAAGGAGCCGATCATGA
- a CDS encoding fumarylacetoacetate hydrolase family protein, protein MRICRFQHPADGEARWGLVAEDLVREWRPGGGAPRGEGAEHPLAGLTLLAPVAGGRIFGIGRNYADHIKEVNPGWSQPEPLVFMKPDSALIGPGAPIVLPAGAGRVDYEGELALVIGRGGRRLSITEAAGHILGVTCANDVSARDLQQRDGQWIRAKGHDSFCPLGPWIETEAPAADLLIETWLNGRCVQRERSGAMLHGPAQLVAHISTFCTLRPGDIILTGTPAGVGPLAPGDRVRIEIEGVGALENPVAAEEVEHAL, encoded by the coding sequence ATGAGGATCTGCCGCTTCCAGCATCCTGCCGACGGCGAGGCCCGCTGGGGTCTGGTCGCGGAGGACCTCGTGCGCGAGTGGCGGCCGGGCGGTGGCGCTCCCCGCGGCGAGGGGGCGGAGCATCCCCTGGCGGGGCTCACGCTGCTGGCGCCGGTGGCGGGCGGCCGCATCTTCGGCATCGGCCGCAACTACGCCGACCATATAAAGGAAGTGAACCCGGGCTGGTCCCAGCCCGAGCCCCTCGTCTTCATGAAGCCCGACAGCGCCCTGATCGGACCCGGCGCGCCCATCGTCCTGCCGGCCGGCGCCGGGCGGGTCGATTACGAGGGCGAGCTGGCCCTTGTCATCGGGCGGGGCGGCCGGCGCCTGTCCATCACCGAGGCGGCGGGGCACATCCTGGGGGTCACCTGCGCCAACGACGTCAGCGCCCGCGACCTGCAGCAGCGCGACGGGCAGTGGATCCGGGCCAAGGGCCACGACTCCTTCTGCCCGCTGGGACCCTGGATCGAGACGGAGGCGCCCGCCGCCGACCTGCTGATCGAGACTTGGCTGAACGGCCGGTGCGTCCAGCGGGAGCGCAGCGGCGCCATGCTGCACGGACCCGCCCAGCTGGTCGCCCACATCTCCACCTTCTGCACCCTGCGCCCCGGTGACATCATCCTCACCGGCACGCCGGCGGGCGTGGGTCCCCTCGCGCCCGGCGACCGGGTGCGGATCGAGATCGAGGGGGTGGGAGCGCTGGAGAACCCGGTGGCGGCCGAGGAGGTCGAGCATGCGCTGTGA
- a CDS encoding phosphoglycerol geranylgeranyltransferase produces MRCELGPVESWLWEGLGRPRLLVLVDPDRAEAERLDRLAAAAPGAGVAAFLAGTSLLSRPGMGQRVGRLKQRSGLPVILFPGDASQVVGEADAILFLSLISGRNPQYLIGEQVRSAPLLAASGIECLPTGYLLVESGTTTSAQFMSGSQPLPRGKPDIAAAHAQAARALGLRQLYLEAGSGARLPVPAEMIRAVKEVFPGPLIVGGGLREPADLARAATAGADLVVGGSRLETCPLEELESELAALAGALARGGPR; encoded by the coding sequence ATGCGCTGTGAGCTGGGTCCGGTCGAGAGCTGGCTGTGGGAGGGCCTGGGCCGGCCGCGCCTGCTCGTGCTGGTGGATCCCGACCGCGCCGAGGCGGAGCGCTTGGACCGGCTGGCCGCCGCCGCGCCGGGGGCGGGTGTGGCCGCCTTCCTGGCGGGCACCAGCCTGCTCTCGCGTCCTGGCATGGGCCAGCGCGTGGGGCGGCTCAAGCAGCGCAGCGGCCTGCCCGTCATCCTCTTTCCCGGCGACGCCAGCCAGGTCGTGGGCGAGGCCGACGCCATCCTTTTCCTCAGCCTCATCTCCGGGCGCAATCCCCAGTACCTGATCGGCGAGCAGGTGCGCTCGGCGCCTCTGTTGGCCGCCTCGGGCATCGAATGCCTGCCCACCGGCTACCTGCTGGTGGAGTCCGGCACCACGACCAGCGCCCAGTTCATGAGCGGCAGCCAGCCCCTGCCCCGTGGCAAGCCGGACATCGCCGCCGCCCACGCCCAGGCGGCGCGCGCCCTGGGCCTCCGCCAGCTCTACCTCGAGGCGGGGAGCGGGGCCCGCCTGCCCGTGCCCGCGGAGATGATCCGCGCCGTCAAGGAGGTTTTCCCCGGCCCGCTGATCGTGGGGGGAGGCCTGCGCGAGCCGGCCGATCTGGCCCGCGCCGCCACGGCGGGCGCCGACCTGGTGGTGGGGGGCAGCCGGCTGGAGACTTGTCCCCTGGAGGAGCTTGAGTCGGAACTGGCGGCCCTGGCGGGCGCGCTGGCGAGAGGAGGTCCCCGATGA